One segment of Rhodothermus bifroesti DNA contains the following:
- a CDS encoding L-ribulose-5-phosphate 4-epimerase, with product MAFEKLKAAVWKANQDIVRRGLVQLTWGNASGVDRAAGVMAIKPSGIDYDQLRPEDIVVLELENGRVIEGSLRPSTDMPTHRYLYLHFPEIGGIVHTHSRYAVAWAQARRPIPCLGTTHADYFRGPIPVTRPLWPDEVAEAYEHHTGRVIVECFKTQQLHPLEIPGVLVAGHGPFSWGETPEKAVENALVLELVAEMALHTYLLHPEASALEAYVLEKHFSRKHGAQAYYGQR from the coding sequence ATGGCATTCGAGAAGCTGAAGGCAGCGGTCTGGAAAGCCAACCAAGATATTGTGCGTCGAGGTTTGGTACAGCTTACCTGGGGCAATGCCAGTGGTGTAGACCGAGCAGCTGGCGTTATGGCGATCAAACCTAGTGGCATAGACTACGACCAGCTGCGACCGGAAGACATCGTGGTGCTAGAGTTGGAAAACGGGCGTGTCATCGAAGGCTCGCTGCGCCCATCGACGGATATGCCTACGCATCGGTACCTCTATCTCCACTTTCCCGAAATTGGGGGCATTGTGCATACGCACTCTCGGTATGCTGTTGCGTGGGCACAAGCCCGGCGGCCTATCCCCTGCTTGGGCACCACACACGCCGACTATTTTCGGGGGCCAATCCCGGTGACCCGGCCACTCTGGCCTGACGAGGTTGCCGAGGCCTATGAGCATCATACAGGAAGGGTCATCGTCGAGTGTTTTAAAACGCAGCAGCTTCACCCCTTAGAAATCCCTGGCGTGCTGGTGGCAGGACATGGCCCCTTTAGCTGGGGGGAAACTCCAGAAAAAGCCGTTGAGAATGCCCTCGTGCTTGAACTGGTGGCGGAAATGGCCCTTCACACCTACCTGTTACATCCTGAAGCCTCTGCGTTAGAAGCCTACGTGCTTGAAAAACATTTTAGCCGCAAACATGGCGCCCAGGCCTACTATGGACAGCGATAA
- a CDS encoding glycoside hydrolase family 26 protein: MKWPTLGGAALLSAWLAGCMPYAEHNPPAIAPSDPNATAETRALFANLHRLAPQAILYGHQDDLAYGVSWWAEPGRSDVKEVTGSYPAVYGWELGKLEHGAERNLDSVRFEDMRRWIIEGFQRGGVITISWHMDNPVSGGSAWDTTRAVYAILPGGSHHEQFRTWLDRFADFARRLRGLPPEGRDTVAIPIIFRPFHEWTGSWFWWGRRHCTPEEFIQLWRFTVDYLRQEKGLHHLLWAYSSDRFTSPEDYLERYPGDAYVDLLGFDDYYSHQREETLPFLIRELHDVVKLAQARGKLAALTETGLEGIPDSTWWTGKLLKALDHDADTRQIVYVLTWRNAYTIPGHFYAPYPGHPSAEDFRRFYAHPLIYFENELPNLYSLKTKP, from the coding sequence ATGAAATGGCCTACCCTAGGAGGCGCTGCGCTGCTGAGCGCATGGCTTGCCGGATGCATGCCGTATGCTGAGCACAACCCACCAGCGATAGCGCCTTCGGATCCAAACGCCACCGCGGAAACCCGCGCCCTGTTTGCTAACCTGCACCGCCTAGCTCCCCAGGCGATTCTTTATGGCCACCAAGACGATCTGGCCTACGGCGTCTCGTGGTGGGCTGAGCCTGGACGCTCAGACGTCAAAGAAGTCACGGGTTCCTACCCCGCGGTCTATGGCTGGGAATTAGGGAAGCTGGAGCATGGTGCGGAGCGCAACCTCGACAGCGTTCGCTTCGAGGATATGCGCCGATGGATCATCGAAGGATTTCAGCGGGGGGGTGTCATTACAATAAGTTGGCACATGGACAATCCGGTCAGTGGTGGCAGTGCCTGGGATACTACGCGGGCAGTTTACGCAATCCTGCCTGGCGGCTCCCATCATGAACAGTTTCGCACCTGGCTCGATCGCTTTGCCGACTTTGCACGACGGCTCCGCGGTCTGCCGCCTGAGGGCCGCGACACTGTCGCCATTCCGATTATTTTTAGGCCTTTTCATGAGTGGACCGGAAGCTGGTTTTGGTGGGGACGTCGGCATTGCACGCCGGAGGAATTCATACAGCTTTGGCGCTTTACGGTCGACTACCTCCGCCAAGAGAAAGGGCTGCATCACCTGCTCTGGGCCTATTCGTCCGATCGCTTTACCTCTCCAGAGGACTACTTAGAACGCTACCCTGGGGATGCGTATGTCGACCTCCTGGGCTTTGACGATTACTATTCCCACCAGCGCGAAGAGACGCTACCTTTTTTGATTCGAGAATTGCACGACGTGGTCAAGCTTGCCCAAGCCCGTGGGAAGTTGGCAGCCCTCACGGAAACCGGCCTGGAAGGTATTCCGGACAGCACCTGGTGGACGGGGAAATTGCTCAAGGCCTTAGATCACGACGCAGACACGCGGCAGATCGTCTACGTCCTTACCTGGCGCAATGCCTACACAATCCCAGGGCACTTCTATGCTCCTTACCCCGGTCACCCCAGTGCTGAGGACTTTCGACGTTTTTATGCCCACCCGCTCATTTACTTTGAAAATGAACTGCCCAATTTGTACTCGCTGAAAACGAAACCCTAG
- a CDS encoding ribulokinase, translating to MAPTFAIGLDYGTNSVRALIVNVQTGEEVGTCVFPYPSGEQGILLDEADPDLARQHPGDYLVGAEASIRGALQQAQRHPDFDPERVIGIGIDTTGSTPLPVDAQGQPLAFHERFRHNLNAQAWLWKDHTSHAEAAEITEKARALRPHYIAKYGGSYSAEWFWAKMLHCRRVDPEVFEAAYTWVEIADWIPAVLTGTEHPARLRRSVCAAGHKAFFSPEWGGYPDEAFLEALDPALVRVRRTLPNRAYDVSQPAGQLTPAWAERLGLPAGIPVAVGAFDAHLGAIGAGIEPGVLVKIIGTSTCDIMVAPADTPLADIPGLCGIVRDSVLPGYYGLEAGQSAVGDIFNWFVQTLRPQGHDHASLTEAAARLRPGESGLLALDWHNGNRTVLVDQRLTGLLVGLTLRSSPAEIYRALMEATAFGARVIMERFEAYGVPVKRVLACGGIPPKNPLLMQIYADVMGRRIELARSELTCALGAAISGAVVAGSQKGGYDRFDEAIRAMTGVRPEAYEPIPAHRQLYDELFALYKNLHDAFGVSGTQMDLYPVMKRLLEIRDNVWHSRS from the coding sequence ATGGCACCAACGTTTGCCATCGGTCTAGACTATGGTACCAATTCGGTTCGGGCGTTGATTGTCAACGTGCAAACCGGTGAGGAAGTCGGTACATGCGTCTTCCCGTACCCTTCGGGTGAGCAAGGGATCTTACTTGATGAGGCCGATCCTGATCTGGCCCGTCAGCATCCGGGCGATTACCTCGTGGGCGCTGAAGCCAGCATTCGTGGTGCACTGCAGCAAGCGCAACGCCATCCTGATTTTGATCCGGAGCGCGTCATTGGGATTGGGATCGATACGACAGGCTCTACCCCCTTGCCGGTTGATGCCCAAGGTCAGCCCCTGGCCTTTCACGAACGTTTTCGACATAACCTAAACGCTCAGGCCTGGCTATGGAAAGATCACACGAGCCATGCTGAAGCAGCAGAAATCACTGAAAAAGCCCGAGCACTGCGGCCGCACTACATTGCAAAGTATGGGGGCAGCTACAGCGCCGAGTGGTTTTGGGCGAAGATGCTGCACTGTCGCCGCGTAGATCCTGAGGTTTTTGAGGCGGCTTATACCTGGGTGGAAATTGCCGATTGGATTCCAGCCGTGCTGACAGGTACCGAGCATCCAGCGCGGTTGCGACGCTCGGTGTGTGCAGCAGGTCACAAAGCATTTTTTAGCCCAGAATGGGGAGGCTACCCAGACGAGGCGTTCCTGGAAGCCCTCGATCCAGCATTGGTGCGTGTGCGGCGTACGCTCCCCAATCGGGCTTACGACGTCTCGCAACCGGCGGGTCAGCTCACCCCTGCTTGGGCGGAACGGCTAGGGTTACCTGCAGGGATTCCCGTAGCTGTTGGGGCCTTCGACGCGCACTTAGGTGCCATTGGCGCGGGTATTGAACCCGGCGTGCTTGTTAAGATTATCGGGACCTCAACGTGCGATATCATGGTGGCACCAGCCGATACCCCCTTGGCCGACATTCCTGGTCTGTGCGGTATTGTGCGCGACTCGGTGTTGCCGGGATACTACGGCCTAGAAGCCGGACAATCAGCCGTTGGCGATATTTTTAACTGGTTTGTCCAAACCCTGCGCCCGCAGGGGCACGATCATGCTTCGCTTACCGAGGCCGCTGCCCGCCTGCGTCCGGGAGAAAGTGGCCTGTTGGCGCTGGATTGGCACAATGGCAACCGAACAGTACTGGTCGACCAGCGGCTTACGGGCCTCCTTGTAGGGCTAACGCTTCGCTCCTCGCCGGCCGAGATCTATCGGGCACTCATGGAGGCTACAGCCTTTGGTGCACGCGTGATTATGGAGCGCTTCGAGGCTTACGGGGTGCCCGTGAAGCGCGTTTTGGCCTGTGGCGGCATTCCGCCTAAAAACCCACTCCTCATGCAAATTTATGCCGATGTTATGGGGCGCCGCATTGAGCTGGCCCGCAGCGAGCTTACCTGTGCCTTAGGCGCAGCCATCAGCGGAGCGGTTGTCGCTGGAAGTCAAAAAGGCGGCTATGACCGGTTCGATGAAGCCATCCGGGCGATGACAGGTGTGCGCCCCGAAGCCTATGAACCTATCCCCGCGCATCGGCAGCTTTATGACGAGCTTTTTGCACTTTACAAGAATTTGCACGATGCCTTTGGGGTATCGGGCACGCAAATGGATCTTTATCCTGTGATGAAACGCTTGTTGGAGATTCGTGACAACGTATGGCATTCGAGAAGCTGA
- a CDS encoding LacI family DNA-binding transcriptional regulator → MSKRSNPTIADVARLAGVSKATVSAVLNDRDTVSAATREKVLAVMRELNYRPREFARHRFRSDSERSIGFIIKEDDNPYYAELIAGARRVAEPKGYTILVASSEGSYQAEQRIIQLMTAKDVNGFIITPVIDDEADLSHIFELKRRNIPFVLLEGIRGLQANLVDIDNVRAAQAAIQYLMAQGHTHIVYFAGPRYSLHTEERLEGVRRAFSTSHRALRDEQVIYAGAHTRDGYEAARAYFAQHPSPMPTAVACYNDLVALGVLRALEELGFRVPGEVSVMGFDDLAFLHYTPWSLSTVRVPKEKMGEKAAEILIKHIEAGKPVPIEKVHLEFELVVGATTRALQETSVD, encoded by the coding sequence ATGAGCAAACGTTCCAATCCGACCATTGCCGATGTAGCACGTTTGGCAGGAGTTTCCAAGGCTACGGTTTCGGCTGTTTTGAACGACCGCGACACCGTCAGTGCAGCCACGCGCGAAAAAGTGCTGGCTGTTATGCGCGAGCTGAATTACCGACCGCGCGAGTTTGCGCGGCATCGGTTTCGCTCAGACAGCGAGCGCAGCATTGGCTTTATCATCAAGGAAGACGACAATCCGTACTATGCAGAACTGATTGCTGGTGCGCGTCGCGTTGCCGAGCCCAAAGGCTACACCATCCTGGTGGCCAGCTCTGAAGGCTCTTATCAGGCTGAACAGCGCATCATTCAGCTCATGACTGCTAAAGACGTCAACGGTTTTATCATTACGCCCGTGATTGACGACGAAGCGGATTTGTCCCACATTTTTGAGCTTAAGCGTCGCAACATTCCATTTGTACTTTTGGAAGGCATTCGGGGATTGCAAGCCAATCTGGTCGACATCGATAACGTACGTGCGGCACAAGCGGCCATTCAGTACCTCATGGCGCAAGGGCACACGCACATTGTCTATTTTGCCGGGCCGCGCTACTCCCTCCACACCGAAGAGCGCCTGGAAGGTGTACGTCGCGCTTTTAGCACTTCGCACCGCGCCTTACGCGATGAGCAGGTCATTTATGCCGGAGCGCACACGCGGGACGGCTATGAAGCCGCGCGGGCTTACTTTGCGCAGCATCCCTCCCCTATGCCCACAGCTGTGGCTTGCTACAACGATCTGGTCGCCTTAGGCGTGTTGCGTGCGCTGGAAGAGCTTGGCTTTCGCGTGCCTGGCGAGGTGTCGGTGATGGGGTTTGACGATTTAGCCTTCTTGCATTACACGCCTTGGTCGCTTTCAACCGTACGCGTCCCTAAGGAAAAGATGGGCGAAAAGGCTGCAGAAATTCTCATTAAGCACATAGAAGCGGGCAAGCCAGTCCCTATCGAAAAGGTACATCTGGAATTTGAGCTTGTTGTAG
- a CDS encoding L-fucose/L-arabinose isomerase family protein has product MVTLGVLIGNRGFFPAHLCTEGRRQILQVLEAEGIRPLLLPEEATRNGAVESLNEARQYADFFKAHRDELDGILVSLPNFGDERAIANALRWAELEVPVLVHAFPDRSDRMSINFRRDSFCGKISVCNNLYQYGIRYSLTRLHTVDPESEAFRIDLRRFAAVCRVVRALRGARIGQIGARPAAFNTVRYSEKLLERTGITVEPLDLSELLGWIRRMDDRDALVQQKLEAIRAYTEVQSIPQESLLKLAKLGVAIDRFLQEKELKAVAIQCWTALEEFYGVVPCTPMSMLSNQLIPSACEADIPGVVSMYLLQQASQKPAALLDWNNNYRDELDKGVVFHCSNLPAAFFESQRMDYQEIIAGTVGKENTYGTIVGRIAPGPFTFCGLTTDEFRGRVRVYVGEGRFTDDPLETFGGYGVFEVPGLQQLLRYICANGFPHHVAATLTHVADAVAEALATYMDWEVYRHVA; this is encoded by the coding sequence ATGGTCACTTTAGGTGTGCTTATTGGTAACCGGGGGTTTTTTCCAGCGCATCTTTGCACTGAGGGTCGAAGGCAGATTTTACAGGTATTGGAAGCTGAAGGTATTCGGCCATTGTTGCTACCTGAAGAGGCTACGCGTAACGGAGCTGTTGAAAGCCTGAATGAGGCCCGCCAGTACGCTGATTTTTTTAAAGCGCATCGCGATGAGCTCGATGGCATCCTAGTGAGCTTGCCGAACTTTGGTGACGAGCGCGCCATAGCCAACGCATTGCGCTGGGCTGAATTGGAAGTGCCTGTCTTGGTGCATGCTTTCCCGGACCGATCTGACCGCATGTCGATCAACTTTAGGCGTGACAGTTTTTGCGGCAAAATTTCCGTATGCAACAACCTCTACCAATATGGCATCCGCTACTCGCTGACGAGGCTGCATACGGTTGATCCCGAGAGTGAAGCCTTTCGGATTGACCTGCGGCGCTTTGCAGCGGTCTGCCGTGTCGTGCGTGCATTGCGGGGTGCGCGTATTGGGCAGATTGGAGCTCGGCCTGCAGCGTTTAACACGGTCCGCTACAGCGAGAAGCTGCTTGAGCGCACTGGCATCACTGTGGAGCCCTTGGATCTTTCGGAGCTTTTAGGTTGGATTCGGCGCATGGACGACCGCGATGCTTTGGTTCAGCAAAAACTCGAAGCCATTCGGGCCTATACAGAGGTGCAGAGCATTCCTCAAGAAAGCCTGCTCAAGCTGGCCAAGCTAGGGGTTGCTATTGACCGCTTTTTGCAGGAAAAGGAGTTGAAGGCAGTTGCTATTCAGTGTTGGACCGCGCTGGAAGAATTCTATGGCGTAGTGCCGTGCACGCCGATGAGCATGCTGAGCAATCAGCTCATTCCCAGCGCCTGCGAGGCCGACATTCCAGGTGTGGTTAGCATGTACCTGTTGCAGCAGGCTTCGCAAAAACCCGCGGCGCTGTTAGACTGGAACAACAACTACCGTGATGAGCTGGACAAAGGCGTTGTTTTTCATTGCAGCAACCTGCCAGCTGCTTTTTTTGAATCCCAGCGCATGGACTATCAAGAGATCATTGCTGGGACGGTTGGCAAGGAAAATACCTATGGTACAATCGTGGGGCGCATTGCCCCAGGGCCCTTTACGTTTTGTGGGCTGACCACCGACGAGTTCCGTGGGCGCGTGCGCGTCTACGTAGGCGAAGGGCGTTTTACCGACGATCCGCTCGAGACGTTTGGGGGCTATGGGGTGTTTGAGGTCCCGGGGTTGCAGCAGCTTCTGCGCTACATCTGCGCGAACGGGTTTCCCCACCACGTGGCCGCTACGCTGACGCATGTGGCCGATGCTGTAGCCGAAGCCCTAGCAACCTATATGGACTGGGAGGTCTACCGACACGTAGCCTGA